In Nicotiana tabacum cultivar K326 chromosome 2, ASM71507v2, whole genome shotgun sequence, the following proteins share a genomic window:
- the LOC107810105 gene encoding short-chain dehydrogenase TIC 32 B, chloroplastic isoform X2 — MALTAPISPPLLQRIATTGGASGIGLETARVLALRNVHVIIAARNMEAANEAKQQILKDNNAARVDVEKLDLSSIRTVKAFADKLKALNLPLNILINNAGIMFCPFQLSEDGIETQFATNHIGHFYLTNLLIDKMKETSKATGIQGRIVNLSSILHQYPYKEGIQFHKISDKSSYQERLAYGQSKLANLLHSNELSRRLQEEGANITVNSVHPGLIMTNLMRHSGLSMRIFRAFTCFMWKNVPQGAATTCYVALHPSLKGVTGKYFVDCNEHEPSKLAQDEALARNLWDVSNNLINAALKS, encoded by the exons CGCATTGCGACTACAGGAGGTGCAAGCGGCATCGGTTTGGAGACAGCAAGAGTTTTAGCTTTGAGGAATGTCCATGTCATTATTGCAGCAAGAAATATGGAGGCTGCAAATGAAGCAAAGCAGCAAATTCTGAAGGACAATAATGCTGCTCGCGTCGATGTTGAGAAACTTGACCTGAGCTCAATTAGAACAGTGAAGGCATTTGCTGATAAATTAAAAGCACTTAACCTTCCTCTCAATATCTTAAT AAACAATGCAGGTATTATGTTCTGTCCATTTCAGCTTTCAGAAGATGGCATAGAGACGCAATTCGCCACAAATCATATAG GTCATTTCTACTTGACTAACCTTCTTATAGACAAAATGAAGGAAACATCAAAAGCTACTGGTATTCAGGGTAGGATTGTGAACCTGTCATCAATACTTCATCAGTACCCCTATAAAGAAGGAATACAATTTCACAAAATCAGTGACAAGAGCAG TTATCAAGAAAGACTAGCATATGGGCAATCCAAGTTAGCCAACCTATTGCATTCCAATGAACTTTCTCGTCGCTTGCAG GAAGAGGGAGCAAATATAACTGTCAACTCAGTGCATCCAGGTTTAATAATGACAAACCTCATGAGACATTCTGGTCTTTCAATGA GAATCTTTAGGGCTTTCACTTGTTTCATGTGGAAGAATGTCCCTCAG GGAGCAGCTACGACATGCTATGTTGCCCTCCATCCAAGTCTAAAAGGCGTCACTGGAAAGTATTTCGTTGACTGCAATGAGCATGAGCCAAGCAAGCTAGCACAAGACGAAGCTTTAGCTCGAAACCTTTGGGATGTCAGTAACAACTTGATCAATGCAGCTTTAAAGAGTTGA
- the LOC107810105 gene encoding short-chain dehydrogenase TIC 32 B, chloroplastic isoform X3 has product MEAANEAKQQILKDNNAARVDVEKLDLSSIRTVKAFADKLKALNLPLNILINNAGIMFCPFQLSEDGIETQFATNHIGHFYLTNLLIDKMKETSKATGIQGRIVNLSSILHQYPYKEGIQFHKISDKSSYQERLAYGQSKLANLLHSNELSRRLQEEGANITVNSVHPGLIMTNLMRHSGLSMRIFRAFTCFMWKNVPQGAATTCYVALHPSLKGVTGKYFVDCNEHEPSKLAQDEALARNLWDVSNNLINAALKS; this is encoded by the exons ATGGAGGCTGCAAATGAAGCAAAGCAGCAAATTCTGAAGGACAATAATGCTGCTCGCGTCGATGTTGAGAAACTTGACCTGAGCTCAATTAGAACAGTGAAGGCATTTGCTGATAAATTAAAAGCACTTAACCTTCCTCTCAATATCTTAAT AAACAATGCAGGTATTATGTTCTGTCCATTTCAGCTTTCAGAAGATGGCATAGAGACGCAATTCGCCACAAATCATATAG GTCATTTCTACTTGACTAACCTTCTTATAGACAAAATGAAGGAAACATCAAAAGCTACTGGTATTCAGGGTAGGATTGTGAACCTGTCATCAATACTTCATCAGTACCCCTATAAAGAAGGAATACAATTTCACAAAATCAGTGACAAGAGCAG TTATCAAGAAAGACTAGCATATGGGCAATCCAAGTTAGCCAACCTATTGCATTCCAATGAACTTTCTCGTCGCTTGCAG GAAGAGGGAGCAAATATAACTGTCAACTCAGTGCATCCAGGTTTAATAATGACAAACCTCATGAGACATTCTGGTCTTTCAATGA GAATCTTTAGGGCTTTCACTTGTTTCATGTGGAAGAATGTCCCTCAG GGAGCAGCTACGACATGCTATGTTGCCCTCCATCCAAGTCTAAAAGGCGTCACTGGAAAGTATTTCGTTGACTGCAATGAGCATGAGCCAAGCAAGCTAGCACAAGACGAAGCTTTAGCTCGAAACCTTTGGGATGTCAGTAACAACTTGATCAATGCAGCTTTAAAGAGTTGA